A DNA window from Alicyclobacillus acidocaldarius subsp. acidocaldarius DSM 446 contains the following coding sequences:
- a CDS encoding DUF4258 domain-containing protein: MKSLYVFDPHAVKRIIQRRLPVEAVVQIATFGVTVQESKKRCMKRGDVYGKPVHVVVAKPNTILTVYVADEWQSTITVQRSRRPALAH, from the coding sequence ATGAAAAGCCTCTACGTGTTTGACCCACACGCCGTAAAACGGATCATCCAACGCCGCCTACCCGTCGAAGCCGTCGTGCAAATCGCGACGTTCGGCGTGACGGTGCAGGAAAGCAAGAAGCGGTGCATGAAGCGCGGCGATGTGTATGGGAAGCCCGTGCATGTGGTCGTGGCGAAGCCGAACACCATCCTGACGGTGTACGTGGCCGATGAGTGGCAGAGCACCATCACGGTGCAGCGTTCCCGTCGGCCGGCTTTGGCGCACTAA
- a CDS encoding single-stranded DNA-binding protein: MLNRVILIGRLTADPELRYTNNGTAVASFTLAVDRMRSNSNGERQTDFINIVVWNKLAELVSQYLQKGRMAAVDGRLQIRTYENRDGQRVRVAEVVAEGVRFLDRGEGNQSAKSASAAPPVKNNTSPAPSKQPDFGPYDDPFADDLPPGFEEDLPF; encoded by the coding sequence ATGCTCAACCGCGTGATCTTGATCGGCCGACTCACAGCCGATCCAGAATTGCGCTACACCAACAACGGTACCGCCGTCGCATCCTTCACGCTTGCCGTGGACCGGATGCGTTCGAATTCGAACGGCGAACGCCAGACGGATTTCATCAACATCGTCGTCTGGAATAAGCTCGCCGAGTTGGTATCGCAATACCTGCAAAAAGGCAGGATGGCCGCAGTCGACGGCCGCCTCCAGATTCGCACATATGAGAACCGTGATGGCCAGCGCGTGCGCGTGGCCGAAGTGGTCGCGGAAGGCGTACGGTTTCTCGACCGTGGAGAAGGCAATCAAAGCGCCAAATCTGCGTCTGCCGCTCCACCTGTGAAAAACAACACCTCGCCGGCTCCGTCGAAGCAACCGGACTTCGGTCCATACGACGATCCGTTTGCGGACGATTTACCGCCGGGCTTTGAAGAGGACTTACCGTTCTAG
- a CDS encoding AAA family ATPase, which produces MKILSIQLENFRSFTEASFQFHDITVISGHNGAGKSTLAEAVVWCLFGTDIAGRQKQDEKLMRLGEKRMAVTVTWLIHGKSVVISRTRASRQGSTLLVNGKRAQPGQIEGWFGTVQEFLSVFVPGYFSSLEPKEAKTVLSRCVPDIPKEDVLARMTSVHASMLARDQFVMGLDSIEFAMQKVRDEIKECEAERLRLEGQCQAYQAVLRRGEPQPYVPSVTDEERARYEAAKRELMELEASQGNRKERLRDLYARRDSLGRAFRALRDSLPQADTHCHTCGQPLPEDQAARILQEIAQKRKASLAKMKELYDEGNQVQAEIAKLEAMPDYDAPHPELVEFVQTMEARLKDEHYREVAYAAQLRAYEQAKGHFTQAQEDLQATAEHLEGLKQRLQALQEFRFEYLRAQHEQLNGLFRHVAIHLMDVNKETGEVREAFRIEWKGRPYRLLSYSEKIRCDIEIGRALAQAKGEAMPVYVDNAESVQRLMDETFSGQVIAAYVADGPLTVSKMPEAQGA; this is translated from the coding sequence ATGAAAATCCTCAGCATTCAACTGGAGAACTTCCGCTCGTTTACGGAGGCCTCGTTCCAGTTCCACGACATCACCGTCATTTCCGGCCACAACGGCGCCGGGAAATCCACCCTTGCAGAAGCCGTCGTCTGGTGTCTTTTTGGAACCGATATCGCCGGCAGGCAGAAACAAGATGAAAAGCTCATGCGCTTGGGCGAAAAGCGGATGGCAGTCACTGTCACGTGGCTCATTCACGGCAAGTCCGTTGTCATCTCGCGCACGCGCGCATCTCGACAGGGCTCGACGCTCCTCGTGAACGGCAAACGCGCACAGCCCGGCCAAATCGAAGGATGGTTCGGCACCGTGCAGGAATTCCTGTCGGTGTTCGTCCCCGGCTACTTCAGCTCCCTGGAGCCGAAGGAAGCGAAGACCGTGCTTTCGCGCTGCGTGCCAGACATCCCGAAAGAAGATGTGCTGGCTCGCATGACGTCCGTACACGCGTCGATGCTTGCGCGCGATCAGTTTGTCATGGGGCTCGACTCGATTGAGTTTGCCATGCAGAAGGTGCGCGATGAGATCAAGGAATGCGAAGCGGAACGCTTGCGACTTGAAGGGCAATGCCAAGCGTATCAGGCGGTTCTGCGTCGCGGCGAACCGCAACCGTACGTGCCAAGCGTGACGGATGAGGAACGCGCTCGATATGAGGCCGCGAAACGGGAACTCATGGAGCTCGAAGCCTCGCAGGGGAACCGAAAGGAGCGCCTGCGCGACCTGTACGCTCGCCGTGACTCGCTTGGGCGAGCGTTTCGAGCACTTCGCGATAGCCTCCCACAGGCGGATACGCACTGCCATACCTGTGGTCAGCCGCTCCCGGAAGATCAGGCGGCTCGCATCTTGCAAGAGATCGCGCAAAAGCGCAAAGCTTCGCTTGCCAAGATGAAGGAGCTCTACGACGAGGGGAACCAAGTCCAGGCTGAGATTGCGAAGCTCGAGGCTATGCCGGACTACGACGCTCCACATCCGGAACTCGTGGAATTCGTGCAAACCATGGAAGCGCGCCTCAAGGATGAACACTACCGCGAAGTGGCCTATGCGGCGCAGCTTCGCGCGTATGAGCAGGCGAAGGGGCACTTCACCCAAGCGCAAGAAGACTTGCAGGCGACCGCGGAGCACCTCGAAGGTCTCAAACAGCGGCTTCAGGCACTCCAAGAGTTTCGCTTCGAGTACCTGCGCGCCCAACATGAGCAGCTGAACGGCCTGTTCCGCCATGTTGCTATCCACCTGATGGACGTGAACAAGGAAACAGGCGAGGTTCGCGAGGCGTTTCGGATTGAGTGGAAGGGTCGGCCCTATCGGCTCTTGTCCTACTCGGAGAAGATTCGTTGCGACATCGAGATCGGACGCGCCCTGGCTCAAGCCAAGGGTGAAGCGATGCCCGTCTACGTCGATAACGCCGAATCTGTGCAACGCCTGATGGACGAGACGTTCAGCGGCCAGGTGATCGCGGCGTACGTCGCCGACGGTCCGCTCACCGTGTCCAAGATGCCAGAAGCACAGGGAGCATAA
- a CDS encoding LysM peptidoglycan-binding domain-containing protein: MRKLNQYAGWLAIATCLISLLMLRFVPPVFTGWTNVIVAPGQTLWSLAEKCPANPWDVVNAIAAQNHISPDEPLQPGEVLQVPTKTSPFWTRLVFSFEGGNHA, encoded by the coding sequence ATGCGGAAACTCAACCAATATGCCGGCTGGCTCGCCATCGCGACCTGCTTGATCAGTTTGCTCATGCTACGCTTCGTTCCGCCCGTTTTCACGGGTTGGACCAATGTCATCGTAGCCCCTGGGCAAACGCTGTGGTCGCTTGCCGAGAAGTGTCCGGCCAATCCGTGGGATGTGGTGAATGCCATTGCGGCACAGAACCACATCTCCCCGGACGAACCCCTGCAACCAGGCGAAGTCCTGCAAGTGCCGACGAAAACGTCGCCCTTCTGGACTCGGCTGGTTTTTTCATTTGAAGGAGGGAATCACGCATGA
- the dnaN gene encoding DNA polymerase III subunit beta, giving the protein MKATFRHGDLEKILRQLLRVVPNSTNKAVLKHVLIEAKREEDRVDFYASSEDMSLRRTLCVEATDSSVEIARSGSCLLPAKELYEVIKRANGPITVETTTDRTVITFGKTKFELVGLQPRLFQPYGDADDEVTTATVLAPHLYRLIRRTSYAAGKSQTRPILTGVQLTLADGHLSAVATDALRLAQYTVSCEDVNGEDRQLVIPAVLLDTLATALPASDDDEEVTFTLGTSSCTVSWGDDAFHMALRGLEGTYPDTARLIPERTAHRVVVERQALLTACERVAILSEADHQRAEFRFTMSGLTVSATSTQYGHAEETLETIQGTKDDVELLCNVHYWIAALKALDGIAQVEIGLNGPLQPCLLRPVGEEGVGLIATVARSSAPTETKRQAS; this is encoded by the coding sequence ATGAAAGCGACCTTTCGCCATGGAGATCTCGAGAAAATTCTGCGCCAGCTGCTTCGCGTGGTGCCGAATTCGACGAACAAGGCCGTCCTCAAGCACGTGCTGATTGAGGCCAAGCGAGAGGAAGATCGCGTGGATTTCTACGCTTCCAGCGAGGACATGTCCCTTCGACGCACGCTCTGCGTCGAAGCGACGGACTCGAGCGTAGAGATTGCGCGGTCTGGTTCGTGTTTGCTCCCAGCGAAGGAGCTGTACGAGGTAATCAAACGGGCTAATGGCCCTATCACAGTAGAGACCACTACAGACCGCACGGTCATCACGTTTGGCAAGACCAAGTTCGAGCTTGTGGGTTTGCAGCCACGTCTCTTTCAGCCTTACGGTGATGCAGATGACGAGGTGACCACCGCCACGGTGCTCGCACCGCATCTGTATCGACTGATTCGACGAACGAGCTACGCTGCAGGCAAAAGTCAGACACGACCCATTCTCACGGGCGTGCAGCTTACCTTGGCGGACGGACATCTGTCGGCGGTGGCGACCGACGCGCTTCGCTTGGCGCAATACACCGTGTCTTGCGAAGACGTGAACGGCGAGGACCGACAGCTGGTGATCCCAGCGGTCTTGCTCGACACACTGGCCACGGCGTTGCCCGCATCGGATGACGATGAAGAAGTCACCTTCACCCTTGGCACCTCGTCATGCACGGTGTCGTGGGGAGATGATGCCTTTCACATGGCGCTTCGAGGCTTGGAAGGCACGTATCCAGATACCGCGCGACTGATTCCAGAGCGCACAGCCCATCGCGTGGTGGTCGAGCGCCAGGCGCTTCTTACGGCTTGTGAACGTGTGGCGATTCTGTCCGAAGCGGACCATCAGCGAGCCGAGTTTCGGTTTACGATGTCCGGCCTCACTGTGTCCGCCACGTCGACGCAATACGGTCACGCCGAGGAAACCCTGGAGACGATCCAAGGCACGAAGGACGATGTGGAGCTCCTGTGCAACGTGCACTATTGGATCGCGGCGCTCAAGGCGTTAGACGGGATCGCACAGGTTGAAATCGGGCTCAACGGGCCGTTACAGCCGTGTCTTCTGCGTCCTGTCGGTGAAGAAGGGGTAGGCCTTATCGCAACAGTGGCCCGCTCCTCGGCGCCTACGGAAACCAAGCGCCAAGCTAGCTAA
- a CDS encoding ArdC-like ssDNA-binding domain-containing protein, whose translation MNEKVKAAMERLEHGLETLLSTEEWRKFLQFQAAFHHYSFSNTLLIMCQKPDATYVAGYNTWRELGRYVKKGEHGIEIFAPLLKKKSNKADIPREESEETSQEEENKRIIYGYRIVYVFDVSQTDGKPLPTVESPQIISGDSDLYEKLLQVCPYPVSEVVSLGSARGEFDLETNQIKIVQTLPEAHKAKTLIHEWAHGLLHTNGPLNPAHKPLIELEAESTAFVVSHALGLDTTDYSFAYIAGWSGKEAVNALKACGTRIQQAANSILLALEDQAQDFKTAM comes from the coding sequence ATGAATGAAAAGGTGAAAGCAGCCATGGAGCGCTTGGAGCATGGCCTAGAAACACTCCTCAGTACAGAGGAATGGCGCAAGTTTCTTCAGTTCCAAGCAGCATTTCACCATTACAGCTTCTCGAATACGCTGCTCATCATGTGTCAGAAGCCCGATGCAACCTATGTAGCGGGATACAATACGTGGAGGGAGCTGGGCCGCTACGTCAAAAAAGGCGAGCACGGCATTGAAATATTCGCGCCGTTGCTCAAGAAAAAATCAAACAAGGCGGATATACCTAGAGAGGAATCCGAAGAAACGTCACAGGAGGAAGAGAACAAGCGTATCATCTACGGCTACCGCATCGTGTACGTGTTTGACGTGTCGCAGACGGATGGCAAGCCGTTGCCAACCGTGGAGAGCCCGCAAATTATCTCGGGTGACAGCGACCTGTACGAAAAGCTGCTTCAAGTCTGTCCCTATCCGGTTTCTGAGGTCGTGTCTCTCGGAAGTGCAAGGGGAGAATTCGATTTGGAGACAAATCAAATCAAGATTGTCCAGACACTACCGGAGGCACACAAAGCGAAAACGTTGATACATGAATGGGCTCATGGCCTTTTGCACACCAACGGTCCATTAAATCCAGCACACAAGCCACTGATCGAGCTCGAAGCGGAATCGACCGCATTCGTGGTTTCTCATGCGCTGGGACTCGATACCACAGACTACTCGTTCGCTTACATCGCCGGATGGAGCGGGAAAGAGGCCGTGAATGCTCTCAAGGCGTGCGGCACGAGGATACAGCAAGCCGCGAACAGTATCTTACTGGCGTTGGAAGATCAAGCGCAGGATTTCAAAACCGCCATGTAA
- a CDS encoding type II toxin-antitoxin system PemK/MazF family toxin codes for MKVQFSDLSGEKIRPVVVIGTDRVDDDVTVVFVTSSPPRLRYDVQITEWSVAGLLKPSTVRASKFLTVHKGRFLKPLGTLTDSDLQAVMTAVRSYLL; via the coding sequence ATGAAGGTTCAGTTCAGTGATCTGAGCGGCGAAAAAATTCGCCCTGTGGTGGTCATCGGGACGGACCGTGTGGATGATGATGTGACTGTCGTCTTCGTCACCTCATCGCCGCCTCGACTTCGTTACGATGTCCAAATCACAGAATGGTCAGTAGCTGGACTGCTCAAACCCTCGACCGTACGCGCCTCTAAATTCCTCACCGTCCACAAAGGACGATTCCTCAAACCTCTTGGAACCCTAACAGATAGCGATCTCCAAGCTGTCATGACAGCTGTCAGGTCGTATCTTCTCTAA
- a CDS encoding CHC2 zinc finger domain-containing protein — MVSIEEVAARNGLVLYPTSRPGQWKAHCPVCGDQGRNFHLYVSSVKDTFYCHKCGEKGGAVAFHAWLRGISFEAAKAELYPQGTRKRNLHPAERLTAAQLAELGFTTRKPWRMPKGVDPLAWRRQRKAMLDWIWEEYQGHERFKREQTERLMRLLTNAHESTCEQPTGA; from the coding sequence ATGGTCAGCATCGAAGAAGTAGCTGCACGCAACGGCCTCGTGTTGTACCCGACGTCCCGACCTGGCCAATGGAAGGCTCACTGCCCCGTATGCGGGGACCAGGGCCGCAACTTCCATCTGTACGTGTCGAGTGTCAAGGACACGTTCTACTGCCACAAATGCGGGGAAAAAGGCGGCGCGGTCGCCTTTCACGCATGGCTGCGCGGAATCTCGTTCGAGGCAGCGAAAGCCGAACTGTACCCGCAGGGGACACGGAAGCGCAACCTACACCCCGCAGAACGGCTCACCGCCGCCCAACTCGCCGAGCTTGGCTTCACGACGCGCAAGCCGTGGCGCATGCCAAAAGGCGTGGACCCACTGGCATGGCGACGTCAGCGCAAAGCAATGCTCGATTGGATTTGGGAAGAATACCAGGGGCATGAGCGCTTCAAGCGCGAGCAGACCGAGCGGTTGATGCGGCTGCTCACGAACGCGCACGAGTCAACATGTGAACAGCCGACAGGAGCGTGA
- a CDS encoding JAB domain-containing protein: protein MSSITVVRVELVKERSLEYEGSRLIRCAEDAANILRGYIGNADREMFVVMVLSAKHIVNAINTVSLGILDSSIVHPREVFKPAILSNAASVIVGHNHPSGDPEPSPEDVAVTRRLVDAGKILGIDVLDHIVIGDEGRFVSLKARELL from the coding sequence ATGTCATCCATCACCGTCGTCCGGGTAGAACTCGTCAAGGAACGATCACTTGAATATGAAGGTTCGCGGCTAATCCGGTGCGCCGAAGACGCAGCAAACATCCTTCGAGGTTACATCGGCAACGCGGATCGTGAAATGTTCGTAGTGATGGTCTTATCAGCCAAGCACATCGTCAACGCGATCAACACCGTTAGTCTCGGGATACTTGACTCCTCTATCGTGCATCCACGGGAAGTATTTAAACCCGCGATTCTGAGCAATGCTGCATCGGTGATCGTGGGACACAATCATCCAAGCGGGGATCCCGAGCCAAGTCCAGAAGACGTGGCAGTGACGCGCCGACTTGTGGATGCGGGAAAAATTCTAGGCATTGATGTTTTGGATCACATTGTCATCGGAGACGAAGGACGGTTCGTCAGTCTCAAGGCAAGAGAATTGCTCTGA